One genomic segment of Arthrobacter sp. JZ12 includes these proteins:
- the ssd gene encoding septum site-determining protein Ssd, translating into MPSWTPAAETSAVVLVTSSQRIRDEVARVAVAAGLSVTPTATVNEALALRPAVVLLDSGSAGSAVPGCTVILVGVEGGESRAWTAASRCGADRVAILPQAAGWLAEHLGALHHANQGKVVGVLGASGGAGASVTSCWLAAAAADRGLRALLVDGDPLGGGLEVVLGSELSTGVRWPDLGEVRGTLNPDQLVHALPAVGGFSLLSMGTDPPAPGVLASPAVPPVMEAARAAFDITVVDIARGWSADGSLLPYCDTVLLLVPGRIRVIAAARAVADQLQPLPVFAGVRGPLGPDLDPERVARAVGVSSIGYLPYLRAAPGAENQGGVLSLARRRSVRSFTRSVLDAVLPASLRPAA; encoded by the coding sequence ATGCCTTCCTGGACCCCGGCCGCAGAAACTTCCGCCGTCGTGCTGGTTACTTCCTCCCAGCGAATCCGTGATGAGGTGGCGAGGGTTGCCGTCGCAGCCGGCCTCAGCGTGACCCCCACTGCAACGGTGAATGAGGCGCTCGCGCTGCGTCCCGCCGTCGTGCTGTTGGACAGTGGAAGCGCAGGTTCCGCCGTCCCGGGGTGCACCGTCATCCTCGTCGGGGTTGAGGGTGGGGAGTCCCGGGCCTGGACGGCCGCTTCCCGCTGTGGCGCCGACCGGGTTGCCATCCTTCCGCAGGCCGCCGGTTGGCTGGCCGAGCATCTGGGCGCGCTGCACCACGCGAACCAGGGCAAGGTGGTGGGCGTGCTCGGTGCTTCCGGCGGTGCAGGTGCCAGCGTCACCAGTTGCTGGCTGGCCGCTGCCGCGGCCGACCGCGGCCTTCGCGCACTTCTCGTGGACGGTGACCCGTTAGGCGGCGGGCTGGAGGTAGTGCTTGGCAGCGAACTGAGCACCGGGGTCCGTTGGCCCGATCTGGGAGAAGTTCGCGGAACGCTCAACCCGGACCAGTTGGTACACGCCCTTCCCGCGGTAGGCGGCTTCTCACTGCTGTCCATGGGGACGGACCCGCCGGCACCGGGAGTCCTCGCGTCGCCGGCTGTGCCGCCGGTCATGGAAGCAGCTCGAGCCGCCTTTGACATCACTGTTGTAGACATCGCGCGCGGGTGGTCTGCTGACGGCTCGCTGCTGCCGTACTGCGACACGGTGCTGCTCCTTGTTCCGGGCAGGATCAGGGTAATTGCAGCGGCCCGGGCAGTTGCGGACCAACTGCAACCGCTCCCTGTCTTCGCCGGAGTGCGCGGGCCGCTCGGGCCGGACTTGGATCCGGAGCGCGTGGCTCGGGCGGTGGGAGTTTCGAGTATCGGCTATCTGCCCTACCTGCGGGCAGCGCCGGGCGCAGAGAACCAGGGCGGCGTGCTGAGTCTCGCTCGTCGTCGTTCTGTTCGCTCCTTCACCCGGTCGGTGCTCGACGCGGTGCTGCCTGCTTCGCTGCGGCCGGCAGCATGA
- a CDS encoding bifunctional 3'-5' exonuclease/DNA polymerase: MERVYIVLAPPSSGQRINYSDDAQVAFLPIDATGKPTGDAVVVPVKDLVDTVRRLDRTGVRWVWDSTRTWYPVMLSAGLTVERCLDVPLSREVLRYAPSCAESDYASQLRVQAAEDAEIRVGRALPPAAPSPMQGSLFDAAAPQTGRTALEVAEEFAAQQRTVAESAASARLALLLAAESAGALLAAEMEFHGIPWRADIHDELLRSELGPRPPEGSRPDRLEALARELRTALGSPQLNPDSQQELLRALHRAGIEVSSTRSWELQRQQHPAIPPLLSYKKLARLLSANGWAWLDTWVADGRFRPEYVVGGSVSGRWASRGGGALQIPRQVRDAVRADPGKVLIVADAAQLEPRVLAALGRDSALASAGRGRDLYQGIADQGFGGERAKAKVAMLGAMYGATTGESGRLMPQLTRAYPQAIAVVEAAARTGEAGGVVSSFLGRGCPPPSDGWLASQRTASAAEQRRADALARSRGRFTRNFVVQATAAEWALCWLAEVRRRLRADSSRLAGAEIVFFLHDEVMLHVPKETAKEVSRLVVDASAAAARLMFGEIPVDFPVNVVAVDSYADAK; encoded by the coding sequence ATGGAAAGGGTGTACATCGTCCTCGCGCCGCCGTCGAGCGGACAGCGCATCAACTACTCCGATGATGCGCAGGTAGCGTTCCTGCCGATCGACGCGACAGGAAAGCCGACCGGAGATGCCGTCGTCGTACCGGTTAAGGATCTGGTGGACACCGTGCGCAGGCTGGATAGGACGGGAGTCCGTTGGGTCTGGGACTCCACCCGCACCTGGTACCCCGTCATGCTCTCAGCAGGCCTTACCGTTGAACGTTGCCTTGATGTCCCACTGAGCCGGGAGGTACTGCGCTACGCGCCTTCCTGCGCCGAGAGCGATTACGCCAGTCAACTGCGTGTCCAGGCTGCAGAGGACGCCGAGATTCGGGTGGGCAGGGCCCTGCCGCCGGCCGCACCATCTCCGATGCAGGGCAGCCTGTTCGACGCCGCGGCCCCGCAGACGGGCAGGACGGCCCTCGAAGTGGCAGAGGAGTTCGCCGCTCAACAGCGGACCGTCGCGGAAAGCGCTGCTTCAGCCCGACTGGCGCTCCTGCTCGCGGCGGAGTCAGCGGGAGCGCTGCTTGCCGCAGAGATGGAGTTTCACGGTATTCCCTGGCGCGCCGACATTCACGATGAGCTGCTCCGCTCGGAGCTGGGACCCCGTCCGCCCGAGGGCAGCCGCCCGGACAGACTCGAGGCCCTGGCACGCGAATTACGGACTGCGCTGGGCAGCCCACAGCTCAATCCGGACTCGCAGCAGGAGCTCCTGCGGGCCCTGCACCGGGCGGGAATCGAAGTGTCCTCCACGCGGTCCTGGGAGCTACAGCGGCAACAGCATCCCGCGATCCCACCGCTGCTGAGCTACAAGAAGCTTGCCCGGCTGCTGTCAGCAAACGGCTGGGCCTGGCTGGACACGTGGGTGGCCGACGGGCGGTTCCGGCCGGAGTACGTTGTGGGCGGAAGCGTATCGGGTCGTTGGGCCTCCCGTGGTGGTGGTGCGCTGCAGATCCCGCGCCAGGTCCGTGATGCCGTGCGGGCCGATCCCGGTAAGGTGCTGATCGTGGCCGACGCCGCGCAGCTGGAGCCGCGGGTCCTCGCCGCGCTCGGCAGGGATTCCGCCCTGGCCTCCGCGGGACGCGGCCGGGACCTCTACCAGGGGATCGCCGACCAGGGCTTCGGCGGTGAGCGCGCCAAGGCGAAGGTTGCCATGCTGGGTGCCATGTACGGTGCCACTACCGGCGAATCCGGACGCCTCATGCCACAGTTGACGCGAGCGTATCCGCAGGCAATCGCGGTAGTGGAGGCGGCAGCGCGGACCGGCGAAGCAGGGGGCGTCGTGTCCAGTTTCCTGGGACGCGGGTGTCCCCCGCCGTCGGACGGCTGGCTCGCCTCCCAGCGGACAGCCAGTGCCGCAGAACAGCGGCGCGCAGACGCGCTGGCCCGGTCGCGCGGGCGTTTCACCCGCAACTTCGTGGTGCAGGCAACCGCTGCCGAATGGGCACTGTGCTGGCTTGCGGAGGTACGACGGCGGCTGCGCGCCGACAGCTCTCGGCTAGCCGGAGCGGAAATCGTCTTCTTCTTGCACGACGAGGTGATGCTGCATGTGCCCAAGGAAACGGCGAAAGAGGTCTCCAGACTAGTTGTCGACGCGTCCGCTGCTGCCGCGAGGCTGATGTTCGGCGAGATACCGGTGGACTTTCCCGTGAACGTCGTGGCGGTCGATTCCTACGCTGATGCGAAGTAG
- a CDS encoding SRPBCC family protein, giving the protein MSHTTSITRHIHASPERVWSVITDVEGSAQTLSGVQSVQMLSAGPYREGTRWKETRTMMGRSETVEMWVAQAEAPRSTTVKALQNGADYTTRFTLAESSGGTDLTMTFGAALTYPTRISRLMMMLFGRIGMAMTRKALARDLAEIAAKAESPQSA; this is encoded by the coding sequence ATGAGTCACACCACCAGCATCACGCGGCACATCCACGCCTCACCGGAACGGGTCTGGTCCGTCATCACGGACGTCGAGGGGTCCGCTCAAACCCTGTCGGGCGTCCAGTCAGTACAGATGCTGAGCGCCGGGCCGTATCGGGAAGGGACGCGGTGGAAGGAGACACGAACCATGATGGGCCGCTCGGAAACGGTGGAGATGTGGGTGGCACAGGCAGAGGCACCACGCAGCACCACGGTGAAGGCGCTGCAGAACGGCGCCGACTACACCACTCGCTTCACCCTGGCGGAAAGCTCCGGAGGAACGGACCTGACCATGACGTTCGGCGCTGCGCTCACTTACCCCACCCGGATCAGCCGGCTCATGATGATGCTGTTCGGCAGGATCGGAATGGCAATGACACGCAAGGCATTGGCCAGGGACCTTGCGGAAATCGCAGCCAAGGCAGAGTCGCCGCAATCCGCCTAG
- a CDS encoding CoA pyrophosphatase: protein MSAYLQLKAFAERSGVLGPGENSRESWQVVGLNVATARPAAVLILFGRLDDRLSHAHSDAVPDDLDVLLVVRAGSLRSHPGQVAFPGGRIDSEDATPTAAALREAEEETGLDPAGVEVLGELPPVGLPISNHLVTPVLAWWSAPTPVRVVDHAESAHVFRAPVADLLSPAARFNAVVRRQGRKHLTPAFDVDGVVIWGFTGLLLSRLFDGLGWTQPWDEAREQDAPL from the coding sequence ATGAGCGCGTACTTGCAGCTCAAGGCGTTCGCTGAGCGCTCCGGCGTCCTCGGGCCGGGCGAGAATTCACGCGAGTCCTGGCAGGTGGTGGGCCTGAATGTTGCCACCGCCAGACCGGCTGCGGTGCTGATTCTCTTCGGCCGTCTGGATGACCGTCTGTCACACGCCCACTCCGATGCCGTCCCGGATGACCTGGACGTACTGCTCGTTGTCCGCGCCGGCTCACTGCGCAGCCATCCGGGGCAGGTGGCGTTCCCGGGCGGAAGGATCGACAGCGAGGATGCGACACCAACCGCGGCAGCTCTGCGAGAGGCAGAAGAAGAAACCGGACTGGATCCCGCGGGCGTTGAGGTGCTCGGGGAACTGCCACCGGTGGGCCTGCCGATCAGCAATCATCTGGTGACTCCCGTGCTCGCGTGGTGGTCTGCGCCCACCCCGGTGCGGGTAGTGGATCACGCCGAGTCTGCTCACGTGTTCCGTGCCCCGGTGGCGGATCTGCTGTCTCCGGCCGCCAGGTTCAATGCGGTGGTCCGACGGCAGGGCCGCAAGCATCTCACGCCGGCCTTCGACGTGGATGGCGTGGTGATCTGGGGATTCACGGGGTTGCTGTTGTCGCGGCTTTTCGACGGATTGGGCTGGACGCAGCCCTGGGATGAGGCGCGGGAACAGGACGCGCCCCTCTAG
- the nth gene encoding endonuclease III: MTETQASPIALKRRARRIHRELADAYPYAVAELDFRNPFELLVATVLSAQTTDIRVNLTTPALFARYPNARSLAEADETELQDMIRPTGFFRAKARSLLALATRIVDEFDGEVPGRLEDLVTLPGVGRKTANVVLGNAFGVPGITVDTHFGRLSRRFGWTAEDDPVKVESDVGSLFERRDWTMLSHRVIFHGRRVCHARKPACGACPVVALCPSYGEGEVDPDKAAKLLKYELAPGREELRRRMLEGASRSELQAAGFTLGA; the protein is encoded by the coding sequence GTGACCGAGACGCAGGCGTCACCGATCGCGCTGAAGCGCCGTGCACGCAGGATCCACCGTGAGCTGGCGGACGCCTACCCGTACGCGGTCGCCGAACTCGACTTCCGGAATCCGTTTGAACTGCTGGTTGCGACAGTGCTCTCGGCGCAGACAACCGACATCCGGGTCAACCTGACAACACCTGCGCTTTTTGCCCGCTACCCCAATGCGCGCAGCCTTGCCGAAGCGGATGAGACCGAGCTGCAGGACATGATCCGGCCCACCGGCTTCTTCCGCGCCAAAGCCCGTAGCCTGCTTGCGCTTGCCACCCGGATCGTGGACGAGTTTGACGGCGAGGTGCCCGGCCGCCTCGAGGATCTGGTTACGCTGCCCGGGGTCGGTCGCAAGACGGCCAACGTTGTGCTGGGAAACGCATTCGGCGTGCCGGGCATCACTGTGGACACACACTTCGGCAGGTTGTCCCGGCGCTTCGGCTGGACCGCCGAGGATGACCCGGTGAAGGTGGAGTCCGACGTCGGGAGCCTCTTCGAGCGCAGGGACTGGACCATGTTGTCCCATCGGGTGATCTTTCATGGCCGGCGGGTTTGCCATGCCAGGAAGCCGGCGTGCGGTGCGTGCCCGGTTGTAGCGCTGTGTCCGTCCTACGGTGAGGGCGAGGTGGATCCGGACAAAGCGGCCAAGCTGCTCAAGTACGAGCTGGCCCCGGGGCGCGAGGAGCTTCGCCGCAGGATGCTGGAGGGCGCTTCGCGGAGCGAGTTGCAGGCCGCCGGATTCACCCTGGGCGCATGA
- the acs gene encoding acetate--CoA ligase, with protein sequence MSENTQTRAGDAFENLLHEERRFPPSEEFAANAIATAEMYEAGRNAPEFWARQARELLTWHEDFSEALDWSDAPFAKWFVGGKVNAAYNALDRHVEQGRGERVAIHFEGEPGDTRTYTYAELTTAVKKAANAFESLGVAKGDRVAVYLPMIPEAVITMLACARIGAVHSVVFGGFSADALRSRIDDAEAKLVVTADGTYRRGKPSPLKPAVDSALERPGHTVENVVVVKRNGEPVEWAEGRDVWWDDVVEQASDQHTAPGHDSEHPLFILYTSGTTGKPKGILHTTGGYLTQTAFTQKYTFDLHPETDVFWCTADVGWVTGHSYVAYSPLVNGATQLMYEGTPDTPHQGRWWELVEKYKVSILYTAPTAIRTFMKWGRDIPAKFDLSSIRVLGSVGEPINPEAWMWYREVIGGNGGRSETRAPIVDTWWQTETGAHMISPLPGVTACKPGSAQVAMPGIAVDVVDEMGKSVPNGSGGYLVVREPWPSMLRGIWGDPQRFKDTYWSRFDNMYFAGDGAKRDEDGDIWLLGRVDDVMNVSGHRLSTTEIESALVSHPAVAEAAVVGASDETTGEAVVAFVILRGSAAQDDDIVATLRNHVGKEIGPIAKPRNILVVPELPKTRSGKIMRRLLKDVAEGREVGDATTLSDPTIMQQIAASLRK encoded by the coding sequence ATGTCTGAAAACACCCAGACTCGCGCGGGTGACGCTTTCGAGAATTTGCTGCATGAGGAGCGTCGATTCCCTCCCAGTGAGGAGTTCGCGGCCAACGCGATCGCCACTGCGGAGATGTATGAAGCGGGCAGGAATGCCCCCGAGTTCTGGGCCCGGCAGGCGCGCGAACTGCTGACCTGGCACGAGGACTTCTCGGAGGCGCTGGACTGGTCGGATGCCCCATTCGCAAAGTGGTTTGTCGGAGGCAAGGTCAATGCCGCGTACAACGCGCTGGACCGCCATGTGGAGCAGGGCCGCGGCGAGCGGGTCGCCATCCACTTCGAGGGCGAGCCCGGGGACACCCGCACGTATACCTACGCCGAACTGACTACCGCTGTGAAGAAGGCGGCGAATGCCTTCGAATCGCTCGGCGTGGCCAAGGGTGACCGTGTGGCGGTGTACCTGCCGATGATTCCCGAGGCCGTCATCACCATGTTGGCCTGCGCCCGTATCGGCGCTGTCCACTCGGTGGTCTTCGGCGGGTTCTCCGCCGACGCCTTGCGCAGCAGGATCGATGACGCCGAGGCCAAGCTCGTCGTCACAGCAGACGGCACCTACCGCCGCGGCAAGCCAAGCCCGCTCAAGCCGGCCGTCGACAGCGCACTGGAACGTCCCGGGCACACCGTGGAGAACGTGGTTGTGGTCAAGCGCAACGGCGAACCCGTTGAGTGGGCCGAGGGCCGGGATGTCTGGTGGGACGACGTCGTTGAACAGGCCTCGGACCAGCACACCGCCCCGGGGCACGACTCGGAGCATCCGCTGTTCATCCTGTACACGTCCGGCACCACCGGAAAGCCAAAGGGCATCCTCCACACCACGGGCGGCTATCTGACGCAGACGGCCTTCACGCAGAAGTACACCTTCGACCTGCACCCCGAAACCGACGTCTTCTGGTGCACGGCCGACGTCGGTTGGGTCACCGGGCACAGCTACGTTGCGTACTCGCCGCTGGTCAACGGTGCTACCCAGCTCATGTATGAGGGCACACCGGATACACCGCACCAGGGCCGCTGGTGGGAGCTCGTCGAGAAGTACAAGGTGTCCATTCTGTACACCGCTCCCACGGCCATCCGCACCTTCATGAAGTGGGGGCGGGACATTCCCGCGAAGTTCGATCTCTCCTCGATCCGCGTCCTCGGTTCCGTCGGTGAGCCCATCAACCCCGAGGCGTGGATGTGGTACCGCGAAGTCATTGGCGGGAACGGCGGACGCTCGGAAACCCGGGCCCCGATCGTGGACACCTGGTGGCAGACCGAAACCGGTGCGCACATGATCTCGCCCCTACCCGGGGTCACAGCCTGCAAGCCGGGATCGGCCCAGGTTGCCATGCCCGGAATCGCCGTCGACGTGGTGGATGAGATGGGCAAGTCGGTGCCCAACGGATCCGGCGGCTATCTGGTGGTCCGTGAACCGTGGCCGTCCATGCTGCGCGGTATCTGGGGAGACCCTCAGCGCTTCAAGGACACGTACTGGTCGCGGTTCGACAACATGTACTTCGCCGGCGACGGCGCCAAACGCGACGAGGACGGCGACATCTGGCTGCTGGGCCGGGTGGACGACGTCATGAACGTCTCCGGTCACCGTCTCTCCACCACAGAGATCGAATCAGCGCTGGTGAGCCATCCCGCGGTGGCGGAGGCCGCCGTCGTCGGTGCCTCTGACGAAACCACCGGTGAAGCGGTGGTGGCGTTTGTGATTCTGCGGGGCTCGGCAGCTCAAGACGACGACATCGTCGCCACCCTGCGCAACCACGTCGGTAAGGAAATCGGGCCGATCGCGAAGCCGCGCAACATCCTGGTGGTGCCTGAACTGCCCAAGACCCGCTCGGGCAAGATCATGCGCCGGCTTTTGAAGGACGTTGCGGAGGGACGTGAGGTTGGAGACGCCACCACGCTGTCCGACCCAACAATCATGCAGCAGATCGCAGCCTCACTGCGGAAGTAG
- a CDS encoding MFS transporter, which produces MSTSTAPSTPPAVRPGMARRTAAASFVGTALESYDFYVFGTAAALVFNEVFFTDQNPLAGTLSAFLVFAMGFVARPLGAILFGHLGDRIGRKQTLIWTILLMGLATGAVGLLPDYSVIGIWAPILLTVLRLLQGLSLGGEWGGSILIATEHASGRRRALYAAIPQLGSPVGTMLISLIFLILSVAMPDVMATWGWRIPFLLAFPFLAVALYLRLAIDETPVFQSSDKVRLPLVTVLRTQPAAVVVAVASALLGIGSYFLMVSYTQAYGTERLGLSEETVLNAALVGSLLQLATIPAFGWLASRIGSARVVAIGALGTALIAFPLYWVISIADAPLYVTAILLGGILPTAAWAALGGLMADLFEPSTSFTALSFSYSLAAIVAGFAPSLTQVFGEATDGAWWHPGVVLAVMSLVTFAGATAATRLRRGETVPVGHS; this is translated from the coding sequence GTGTCAACCTCTACCGCACCCTCAACCCCGCCGGCCGTTCGCCCCGGAATGGCCCGGCGTACCGCAGCCGCATCCTTCGTAGGCACCGCACTCGAGTCCTACGACTTCTACGTCTTCGGCACCGCTGCCGCACTCGTGTTCAACGAAGTCTTCTTCACCGACCAGAACCCGCTGGCCGGTACCCTGTCCGCGTTCCTGGTCTTCGCAATGGGCTTCGTAGCCCGACCGCTCGGTGCCATCCTGTTCGGCCACCTCGGCGACCGCATCGGCCGGAAGCAGACCCTGATCTGGACCATCCTGCTGATGGGCCTGGCCACCGGAGCAGTGGGCCTGCTGCCTGACTACAGCGTCATCGGCATCTGGGCCCCCATCCTCCTGACCGTCCTCCGCCTGCTGCAGGGCCTCTCCCTCGGCGGGGAATGGGGCGGTTCGATCCTCATCGCCACGGAGCACGCCAGCGGCCGGCGACGCGCCCTGTACGCGGCAATACCCCAGCTCGGTTCGCCCGTGGGCACCATGCTGATCTCGCTGATCTTCCTGATCCTCTCGGTGGCCATGCCCGATGTCATGGCCACCTGGGGCTGGCGCATCCCGTTCCTCCTGGCCTTCCCCTTCCTTGCGGTCGCGCTCTACCTCCGCCTCGCCATCGATGAGACTCCCGTCTTCCAGTCCAGCGACAAGGTCCGCCTGCCGCTGGTGACCGTGCTGCGCACGCAACCGGCCGCCGTCGTCGTTGCCGTAGCCTCTGCCCTGCTGGGAATCGGTTCCTACTTCCTCATGGTGTCCTACACCCAGGCCTACGGGACCGAGCGGTTGGGGCTGTCGGAGGAGACCGTGCTCAACGCCGCCCTGGTGGGTTCGCTACTGCAGCTTGCCACCATTCCCGCTTTCGGGTGGCTCGCCTCGCGGATCGGCTCGGCACGAGTAGTGGCCATCGGTGCGCTGGGAACGGCCCTCATCGCCTTCCCGCTGTACTGGGTCATCAGCATTGCCGACGCCCCGCTCTACGTCACGGCGATCCTGCTCGGCGGAATCCTTCCCACCGCCGCCTGGGCCGCCCTCGGAGGACTCATGGCCGACCTGTTCGAGCCGAGCACCAGCTTCACCGCGCTGTCCTTCTCGTACAGCCTCGCAGCGATCGTGGCCGGCTTCGCGCCGTCCCTCACCCAGGTCTTCGGCGAGGCGACCGACGGAGCGTGGTGGCATCCCGGCGTCGTGCTGGCGGTCATGAGCCTGGTGACCTTCGCGGGTGCGACGGCGGCAACCCGCCTGCGCCGCGGAGAGACGGTACCGGTGGGGCATAGTTAA
- the aroQ gene encoding type II 3-dehydroquinate dehydratase: MATPTLLILNGPNLNLLGTREPGIYGSSTLEDVEQLCASAAGAHGWAVTCRQSNHEGELVDAIHAAAGTADGIVINAGAYTHTSVALRDAIAGVGLPTVEVHISNVHRREEFRHHSYLSAVSDAVIVGAGVDGYRLAVDHLVRKLTAA; encoded by the coding sequence ATGGCGACTCCCACCCTGCTGATCCTCAACGGCCCCAACCTGAACCTGCTTGGTACCCGGGAGCCGGGGATCTATGGGTCTTCCACGCTCGAGGACGTTGAGCAGCTCTGCGCGTCGGCCGCCGGCGCGCACGGCTGGGCGGTGACCTGCAGGCAGTCGAATCACGAGGGTGAGCTGGTGGACGCCATCCACGCGGCGGCGGGCACCGCCGACGGCATCGTGATCAACGCCGGCGCCTACACGCACACCTCGGTTGCCCTGCGGGACGCGATCGCCGGCGTCGGACTGCCCACCGTGGAGGTGCATATCAGCAACGTGCACCGGCGGGAGGAATTCCGGCACCACTCCTACCTGTCGGCCGTCTCCGATGCGGTGATCGTGGGTGCGGGCGTTGACGGGTACCGGCTGGCCGTCGACCACCTGGTACGGAAACTCACCGCGGCATGA
- a CDS encoding ABC transporter ATP-binding protein yields the protein MTEITSIDNGFQNADDAPVLQVKNLAVTFRTTYGDVSAVEDANFTLHRGKTLAIVGESGSGKSTTAMACIGLLPGNGRVTAGSILFEGRDLVPLPESAMRTIRGRSIGLVPQDPMSNLNPVAKIGTQVAETLLVHGLADKKNVKDRVIEVLSAAGLPDAGERAKQYPHEFSGGMRQRALIAIGLACRPRLLIADEPTSALDVTVQRTILDQIDTMTEQLGTSVLLITHDLGLAAERASDLVVMHRGRVVETGPAAQLLNDPKHPYTQSLVRAAPSVAAVRLRPGAYHVDAEQRVSAAQAAFEEHQAEADSTEAAKATDNIVEIRDLTKVYKRRGSAEDFYAAKNVTLDIPRGQTVAIVGESGSGKTTTARMLLKLIEPTSGTMTFDGMDVATLDKAQLSDFRQRVQPVFQDPYSSLNPMFTIGRIVEEPLNAYNRGSKKERAARVRELMDQVALPHSALRRYPSELSGGQRQRVAIARALALKPELLICDEPVSALDVLVQAQILKLLGDLQSELGLSYLFISHDLAVVRLISDYVCVMKDGELVEAASSEEVFQNPRHPYTRKLLASIPGNELNIA from the coding sequence ATGACGGAGATCACCTCAATCGACAACGGGTTCCAGAACGCCGACGACGCGCCCGTGCTTCAGGTCAAAAATTTGGCGGTCACCTTCCGCACCACTTACGGAGACGTATCGGCGGTGGAGGATGCCAACTTCACCCTGCACCGCGGGAAGACCCTCGCGATCGTCGGCGAATCGGGTTCCGGAAAGTCGACGACGGCGATGGCCTGCATCGGCCTGCTCCCGGGCAACGGCCGGGTCACCGCCGGCAGCATCCTGTTCGAGGGCCGCGACCTGGTCCCCCTCCCGGAAAGCGCCATGCGAACCATCCGGGGACGGTCCATCGGCCTGGTCCCGCAGGACCCGATGTCCAACCTCAATCCCGTCGCGAAGATCGGTACGCAGGTAGCCGAGACCCTGCTGGTGCATGGCCTTGCAGACAAGAAGAACGTCAAGGACCGCGTGATCGAGGTGCTGTCCGCGGCGGGACTTCCCGACGCCGGCGAGCGCGCCAAGCAGTACCCGCACGAATTCTCGGGCGGTATGCGCCAGCGCGCACTGATCGCGATCGGCCTTGCCTGCCGCCCCCGCCTGCTCATCGCGGACGAGCCCACCAGTGCCCTGGACGTGACCGTCCAGCGCACCATCCTTGACCAGATCGACACCATGACGGAACAGCTCGGAACGTCCGTCCTGTTGATCACCCACGACCTCGGGCTCGCCGCGGAGCGCGCCTCCGACCTCGTGGTGATGCACCGGGGCCGCGTAGTGGAAACGGGTCCTGCGGCACAGCTGCTCAATGACCCGAAGCATCCCTACACCCAGTCGCTGGTCCGCGCTGCCCCAAGCGTCGCGGCCGTGCGGCTGCGTCCGGGCGCCTACCATGTGGACGCCGAGCAGCGCGTGTCGGCCGCCCAGGCGGCGTTCGAGGAGCACCAGGCGGAGGCCGACTCCACCGAGGCAGCCAAGGCGACCGACAACATTGTGGAAATTCGCGACCTCACCAAGGTGTACAAGCGGCGCGGCAGCGCAGAGGACTTCTACGCAGCGAAGAACGTGACGCTGGACATTCCGCGCGGGCAGACCGTTGCGATCGTGGGTGAATCCGGGTCGGGCAAGACCACCACGGCCCGCATGCTCCTGAAGTTGATCGAGCCCACCTCCGGCACCATGACATTCGACGGCATGGACGTCGCAACACTGGACAAGGCCCAGCTCTCCGATTTCCGCCAACGGGTCCAGCCTGTCTTCCAGGACCCGTACTCCTCGCTCAACCCGATGTTCACCATCGGGCGGATCGTCGAAGAGCCGCTCAACGCCTACAACCGCGGTAGCAAGAAGGAGCGGGCCGCGCGGGTTCGTGAACTGATGGACCAGGTAGCCCTCCCCCACAGCGCCCTTCGCCGGTATCCGTCGGAGCTCTCGGGAGGCCAGCGGCAGCGTGTGGCCATCGCCCGTGCGCTCGCGCTGAAGCCCGAACTGCTCATTTGCGACGAGCCCGTCTCCGCGCTCGATGTGCTGGTCCAGGCGCAGATCCTCAAGCTCCTCGGCGACCTGCAGTCCGAGCTGGGCCTGAGCTACCTCTTCATCTCGCACGACCTCGCCGTGGTCCGGCTCATCTCCGACTACGTGTGCGTGATGAAGGACGGCGAACTGGTCGAGGCGGCCAGCTCGGAGGAGGTCTTCCAGAACCCGCGCCACCCCTACACGCGCAAGCTTCTGGCCTCGATCCCGGGCAACGAACTCAACATCGCCTAG